In Populus nigra chromosome 1, ddPopNigr1.1, whole genome shotgun sequence, one genomic interval encodes:
- the LOC133675202 gene encoding glycerol-3-phosphate acyltransferase, chloroplastic, with protein sequence MILSTPAPSSAFFTTTKPSSPFPRVSKLCFLTPSYSLSLRFRSTARRSTSFPCVLSSLNLHAMAELVQDKEVFASAEVDYSKKKNRTRSRSFLDATTEQELLSGIRKESEAGKLPSNVAAGMKDLYQNYKTAVLQSGIPNAHEIVLENMAAALDLIFLDVEDPFIFSPYHKALRKPYDYYEFGQKYIRPLIDFRNSYVGNVSIFNEIQEKLRQGHNIVLISNHQTEADPAVIALLLETSSPHVAENLIYVAGDRVVTDPLCKPFSMGRNLICVYSKKHMNDDPEHSEEKRKANIRSLKEMALLLRGGSQIVWIAPSGGRDRPDPLSGEWYPAHFDASSVDNMRRLAEHSGAPGHVYPLALLCHDIMPPPPQVEKEIGERRVISFHGAGLSVAPEISFSEVTAAYENPEEAKEVYTEALYKSVTEQYNVLKSAVHGKQGLGASIPTVSLSQPWN encoded by the exons ATGATCCTTTCGACTCCTGCTCCTTCGTCGGCATTCTTCACAACTACTAAACCGTCTTCACCTTTTCCTAGGGTTTCTAAACTCTGCTTCTTAACCCCCTCTTATTCTCTTTCCCTTCGTTTTAGATCCACTGCTCGACGCTCCACTTCTTTTCCTTGTGTCCTCTCTTCTCTCAACCTTCACGCAATGGCTGAACTCGTTCAGGATAAAGAAGTCTTCGCTTCAGCTGAAGTTGATTACAGCAAGAAGAAAAACAGGACTCGTTCTCGCTCGTTTCTTGATGCAACAACTGAACAAG AGTTACTGTCGGGAATCAGGAAGGAATCAGAAGCAGGAAAACTTCCTTCAAATGTTGCTGCAGGAATGAAAGATCTGTATCAGAACTACAAAACCGCA GTTTTGCAAAGTGGAATCCCCAACGCACATGAGATTGTATTGGAAAATATGGCTGCTGCATTGGATCTTATATTCTTGGATGTTGAG GACCCGTTTATCTTCTCACCTTATCACAAAGCTTTGAGAAAGCCATATGACTACTATGAATTTGGTCAAAAGTATATCCGTCCATTGATTGATTTTAG AAATTCATATGTTGGCAATGTTTCCATTTTCAATGAAATTCAAGAGAAGCTTCGGcag GGTCACAATATTGTCTTGATATCAAACCACCAAACTGAAGCAGATCCAGCTGTCATTGCACTGTTGCTTGAAACATCAAGCCCTCACGTTGCTGAAAACTTG ATCTATGTTGCTGGGGATAGAGTTGTCACAGATCCTCTTTGCAAGCCATTCAGCATGGGAAG GAATCTTATATGTGTATACTCAAAAAAGCACATGAATGATGACCCTGAACATtcagaggagaagagaaaagcaaatatcCGAAGTTTGAAAGAGATGGCTTTGCTTTTAAG GGGTGGCTCACAAATAGTCTGGATTGCACCAAGTGGTGGCAGGGACCGTCCAGATCCCTTGTCAGGAGAGTGGTATCCG GCACACTTTGATGCTTCTTCAGTAGACAACATGAGAAGGCTTGCTGAACATTCTGGAGCTCCAGGACATGTTTATCCTCTGGCACTATTATGCCATGACATCATGCCCCCTCCGCCTCAG GTGGAAAAGGAAATTGGAGAGAGAAGAGTTATTTCATTTCATGGAGCTGGATTATCAGTTGCACCAGAAATCAGCTTCTCTGAAGTTACAGCCGCATATGAAAATCCTGAAGAG GCTAAGGAGGTATATACAGAGGCTCTTTATAAGTCTGTGACTGAGCAATACAATGTGCTTAAATCTGCTGTACATGGAAAACAAGGGCTAGGGGCGTCCATTCCAACTGTTTCTTTGTCGCAGCCATGGAATTAG